CCGACTGGATCAAGCCACCACGCCTTAATGCTATCACCTATAAGCGGGAATAACAACGACAGGGTATTGAATATCACGTCCGTCTTGCAGTCTTGCACAAGGGCTTGAACTTGAGTTGTCTTGATGGGGATACATCCCACGCCTATGCCACCCTTGATGACAATGGTTGTGACGAGAGCGGCGATCGCCTCTGTGCTGAGTCTCTCGACCCCGTGATCACCATGCATCAGTTTCTGTACAGACTCTTGGAGGATCTGCAGGAATGAAATGACCATTATGATGGAGAACATTAATATGCCGAGCGGTTCCAAGCGGCGCTTACCAACGGGAAATCGTTTCCGCAATGCATTCAAGCGCCAGAGAACAATCTTGTTGGTCGACCATATGATGAGCGTGCAAAGCAAGTCAAGCGCCGAGTCTACCAAGCTGGCACGAAGAGACAGCGAGCCTGTCGTGAACACGGCAAAGGCCTTCCCCGCCAGCAATAAGATATTTGCAAGGACGTTGATGTTTATTGCTAGTGAAGCTTGTTTCGCAGCCCGTCTCCGACGAGTCTTCTCTTCATCGGGGAGCAATTCGCCTATGTGACCTGCAACTTGCTGGAGTCCTCCGCCACGCTCCTGGTCCCCGTCGTGGTCTGGATCGGGATTCATCGACTCGAGGACGTCATCTGCTATGGCTTCTATAACGGCATCGACTTCGAGGTAGTCATTCAGACGCTGGTTTTGACTCTCG
The genomic region above belongs to Pochonia chlamydosporia 170 chromosome 2, whole genome shotgun sequence and contains:
- a CDS encoding cation efflux family protein (similar to Magnaporthe oryzae 70-15 XP_003711010.1), whose amino-acid sequence is MVGKRSLGEPPQHHDLNRPNLRQRHTHDIESNNPSTPTQSLYTRKPHLLKFRDAARTALEDARREELKNSLLQNLNTTTLERFRTSDIDLQRIKNKQLRTYYESQNQRLNDYLEVDAVIEAIADDVLESMNPDPDHDGDQERGGGLQQVAGHIGELLPDEEKTRRRRAAKQASLAININVLANILLLAGKAFAVFTTGSLSLRASLVDSALDLLCTLIIWSTNKIVLWRLNALRKRFPVGKRRLEPLGILMFSIIMVISFLQILQESVQKLMHGDHGVERLSTEAIAALVTTIVIKGGIGVGCIPIKTTQVQALVQDCKTDVIFNTLSLLFPLIGDSIKAWWLDPVGAALLSLFIIYDWGHTCFDNVVRLSGEAADDRTYRKLTYLAYRFAPLVEGIKNITAYHAGDGVWAEFDILLDEQTRLNRSHDVSETLQYCAEGLAEVDRAFVTTDYATIGPTGHAEDSEWNH